Below is a genomic region from Spirochaetota bacterium.
ACGAGATTGAGGTTAATCGATTCCCGCCGCGCCTCCGCGTTCAGCGGCACCTCGAAGGTGATTACGAGCGCAACGAGCATTGCCATGGCGAGCGTCCCGGCCGCGGGAGCCCTGCACATTAGCGAGCGCAATAAATTCATAACAATCACCGTATGTTATCCGTTTCCAGGGGAATGCGCGTCCTCGCCTATTTTACACTCCAGGCCGAAGAACACCCTGTGCCATGAATAATACCTGGTTTTGTCCCGGAGACGGCTGTATACATTCCAATACTCATATCCTGCGGTGACAAGCACGCCGCGCGAGAGATACCATCCGATATATCCACCGGGAACGTTCAGCACGTCGTACGCCCGCTCCGCTTCTACTGGCGAAAAATAATAGAACCGGTATTCCGTCTTTATCCGGAACGGACCGATCCGGTCCGCCGCGAACGACAGGGCCAGGGGGACCGACCAGCTGTAATAGAAATTCTGCCTGCGGTCTCCATAGAACTTTGAGCGGAATATGGGGCTCAGCGCATCCTCCTCCGCTTTGGAGATATTCGTCGCGCAGAGAGAAGAGTTCACCGACAGCGCCGCCGAGCCGAAGGCCGAAAGTCTATAGCGCCGGTCCCGCCCCCACTGGTGGATAAACCCCGGAATGACCGGCTTAAGCAAAAAATACTGAATATGCGGATGGTCCTCGTAGATGCCGTCGCTCCACATGAATTCCTTGAAATTGAGCGAGGGACGGGAAAGCTCTATGCCGGAGAACAGTCCGACAACCGACCGCGCAGGCCGATCATCGTCCACGGCGAGCGTCTGCATGCCGGCGAGCAGCAGGATCAAGTCGTACCACACGTCCTTCCACTCGGGGCTGAGGTTCAAATGCCCGCGGAAATGGAAATAATCGCCGAACCCGAGATTAGAGCGTCGCTCGCTCATGTGCCGGGCCGGGTCGTGCAACAGATCGGCCCCAAGCTGGAGGGTCCCTATCCGCCAGCGCGGATAGGGCTCGAATTCGTGAAAACGGTTATAGCCGGCCGAAACCGAGGCCTCGTAGGCGCTCAAGCGGCGCGGACCGCGGCTTCCGAGCGATTCGATGAGATATGGCAGAATTACGCGAAGGGGGTCGGTGCCGGAATCTTCCGGGCCGGGCTTGCGGATGCGAAAGCTCCGCTCACGTTGCGCCCCATCATAGGATACACGGGCATCATAGATCTCGAACTCGCCGTCCGACGAGCCCGAAAGCGCCGCCCTAAGTTCTTCGTAATCGTTATGCAGGCGGTACGCCCTGAGCGCGCCCGGATCATCGCGAAAGACCCTCCAGCCCCTGGCGGAAAGTACGCTCGCGTAGTCGGAGAGCACCCGCTCGATCTGCTTCGCCGGCGCGGAGTCTTCGGCCGCGGCCGCCGGCGGAACGCACAGCACGACTACCGCAAAAACGACAGCCAGCCGAAAAACAACTCCGCAATGCCTGCCCCCGCCTTCCTTCATTCTCCGGAAATCTCCCGTCATGGTTAATAGCTTCTGCCGCGCGACCCGGAACCTCTCCTTTTCGATCGGCGGGAATATGCACGTTCATACCTGAAGAATTAGGTGTCAATACTTTTCCATGCGAAACGCCCAGGGCAAATAATTTCTTGATTAAATATCCGCACCGCGCGAAAGTTACGCCGCCGCGCGGAAAAGAAACCGTCGGAGACTTGATTAATATGTATCTCATGATATATTGTAACTATCCAAAAATCCGGAAACACCCGGCCGGAAGCGGGACGCAAACACCGCATGCTTCGGCCGCGCGGCGACCGGACACCATCTACCTGGCAGTGCGGGAATACTGATGATGGAAGGCACCAACAACCATCTCCTCTTCTACGGGGACGAAACCCTCCGGGAAATAGCCCGGGAGATCAGCAATATCGACCAGGGAACGATCGACCTCGTCGAGTCCATGTTTAACGTGATGTACGGTTCGCACGGAATCGGCCTTGCCGCGCCGCAGGTGGGCGTGTCCAGGCGGCTCCTGATACTCGATATCGAATCGTACAAAGGGCCGGCCCTTACGCTCATCAACCCGGTCATCACGGCCCGCTCGGACAGACTGGGCCCTTACGAGGAAGGCTGCCTGTCTGTGCCGGGCATCAACGCCATAATTACGCGGCCGCTCGAAATATCGGTAACCGCCGTGACCCCCGACGGGAAGGGAATAAACTTCGACGCAAGGGGCCTGCTCGCGCGCGTCATCCAGCACGAAATCGACCATCTCGACGGCAAGCTCTTCATCGATTATCTCGAGGACCATGACCGCAAAGAGCTCACCGCCGAACTGAAAAAAATAAAGAAGCTCAACAAAAGGAAATGAGGATAGGCTTTTTCGGAACGCCGCAGATAGCGGCCTACTGCCTCGGGGAACTGGTCGGGACCCACGATGTCGCCTTTATCGTCAGCAACGACGACAAGCCCTGCGGCCGCCATCTGAAAGTCCGGTGCTGCCCCGCCAAGGAGGTCGCGCTCGAGCACGGCATACGGTTTTATCATCCTGGAAGCCTGAAAGAAAAACCCTTCATCGAAGCTCTCAGGCTCGAAGGGTCCGATTTGTTCGTCGTCGTCGCGTTCGGCCGCATTATTCCTCGCGAGGTCTTCGAAATTCCGCGCCTGGGCACCATCAACCTCCACCCTTCCCTTCTGCCGCGCTACCGGGGAGCGGCCCCCGTGGAGTGGGCGCTCATAAACGGAGATACCGAAACGGGCGTTACGGTGCAGATGATCAACGAACGCCTCGACGCGGGCGACATCGTCGTTCAGGAGGAGCTTCCCATCCCCGCCGGCTTTACGGCCGCAGACCTCTACGACGCGGTGCGGCCGCTCGGAGCGGGACTTTTACTGAAGGCGATCGACCTGCTCGGCGCCGGCACCGCCAGGCCGCGCCCCCAGGACGATGCGAAAGCCACCTATTGCGGCAAGATCGACCACGAACTCGCCCATGTCGACTGGAAAGCCGGCGCGACGAAAATCCATAATCTTGTACGCGGGTTGAACCCGCGCCCGGGGGCATGGACAAGTTTTCGCGGCGCCCATATCAAAATCTGGAAGACCGCACAGATTGCAGACGGCGGACCCCTTGAGCCCGCCGCGCCCGGACGAGTGCTCGTTCATGAGAAGAAGCGGCTGCTTGTGGGAACGGAGGACGGCTGGATCGAGATACTGTCGCTTCAGCCCGAGACCAAAAGGGTGATGGACGGCCTCTCGTTCATAAACGGCTACAGGCCGGCGGCGAATGACCGTTTTGAGTAAATGGAGCGGGGATACGGGAAGAACCGATGACGCGGCACGATGACAGGCGAAAGGGCCGTCGGCAACGCCCGGCGAGCGCCGGAGAATTCCTCGCCGCGGCGGAAGAAGACGCGTCACGCGAAAAGCACCGGGCGCGCGAACTGCGCGCGACCGCCTGGTGGCGCAAGAAAATCGCCTCGGGCATATGCCATTACTGCGGGAACCGCGTGCAACCGGCCGCCCTCACCATGGACCACCTTATCCCGCTCTCGCGCGGCGGAAAATCGGAGCGCTTCAATATCGTGGCGGCATGCAAGGAGTGCAACAACAGAAAGAAAAACCTGCTTCCGGCCGAAT
It encodes:
- a CDS encoding HNH endonuclease, giving the protein MTRHDDRRKGRRQRPASAGEFLAAAEEDASREKHRARELRATAWWRKKIASGICHYCGNRVQPAALTMDHLIPLSRGGKSERFNIVAACKECNNRKKNLLPAEWDEYLCSIKKRTL
- the def gene encoding peptide deformylase is translated as MMEGTNNHLLFYGDETLREIAREISNIDQGTIDLVESMFNVMYGSHGIGLAAPQVGVSRRLLILDIESYKGPALTLINPVITARSDRLGPYEEGCLSVPGINAIITRPLEISVTAVTPDGKGINFDARGLLARVIQHEIDHLDGKLFIDYLEDHDRKELTAELKKIKKLNKRK
- the fmt gene encoding methionyl-tRNA formyltransferase, translated to MRIGFFGTPQIAAYCLGELVGTHDVAFIVSNDDKPCGRHLKVRCCPAKEVALEHGIRFYHPGSLKEKPFIEALRLEGSDLFVVVAFGRIIPREVFEIPRLGTINLHPSLLPRYRGAAPVEWALINGDTETGVTVQMINERLDAGDIVVQEELPIPAGFTAADLYDAVRPLGAGLLLKAIDLLGAGTARPRPQDDAKATYCGKIDHELAHVDWKAGATKIHNLVRGLNPRPGAWTSFRGAHIKIWKTAQIADGGPLEPAAPGRVLVHEKKRLLVGTEDGWIEILSLQPETKRVMDGLSFINGYRPAANDRFE